One genomic segment of Chitinophaga parva includes these proteins:
- a CDS encoding FAD-dependent oxidoreductase produces MLLKKQFIFVLALVCSATTSLFAAAPPRQVDICVYGGTSAGVIAAYTAKQLHKSVLLISPDKHLGGLTSGGLGYTDIGNKYAITGISRDFYRRVGKHYGKLEQWIFEPHVAEQTFQQYIKAANVEVLYEYQLADAKKENGNITEITLTGPHPLTVKAKVFIDCSYEGDLMAKAGVSYTVGRESNDAYHETYNGVQLREKHQFPDGIDPYKTPGNPASGLLWGISDAKLDPQGTGDKKVQTYNFRICLSNKPDNMIPITKPADYDASHYELLARLLPKINAKNLNAILKFDLMPDGKTDINNNGAFSTDMIGMNWNYPEADYATRKKIIAAHESYTKGLLYFIGHDERVPAALRTEFLKWGYPKDEYPDNNHWTPQLYVREARRMIGDYVMTQANCEAKETVTDGVGMAAYTMDSHNCQRIVVNGMVKNEGDVQIGGFGPYPVSYRAIIPKPEDCSNLLVPVCLSATHIAYGSIRMEPVFMVLAQSAATAAAVAIDAHASVQQVDVKKVQAMLISNPLADNSTPEILVDNDDATHVTITGDWARDTRGCYGPNMFTDNSKGATEKKVRFTPEVKKAGRYHVYTYVPRLQGHAAVTLSTINDGKTSKTVKILSETVKVEGQTSGEWADLGTYQLPAGNQAWVEISNTKADGAVVADAVLFIPEK; encoded by the coding sequence ATGCTATTAAAGAAACAATTCATCTTTGTACTAGCCCTGGTGTGCAGCGCCACTACCAGCCTGTTTGCAGCGGCGCCACCCCGCCAGGTGGACATCTGTGTGTACGGCGGCACCTCCGCCGGTGTAATTGCAGCCTACACGGCAAAACAATTGCATAAAAGTGTGTTGCTCATTTCGCCGGACAAGCACCTGGGCGGCCTTACCTCCGGTGGCCTGGGTTATACGGACATTGGCAACAAATACGCCATCACCGGCATTTCCCGCGACTTCTACCGCCGCGTAGGCAAACATTACGGCAAGCTGGAACAATGGATCTTTGAGCCCCACGTGGCCGAACAGACCTTCCAGCAATATATCAAAGCGGCCAACGTGGAAGTGCTCTACGAATACCAGCTCGCGGATGCCAAGAAAGAAAACGGCAACATCACGGAGATCACCCTGACCGGCCCCCACCCCCTGACGGTGAAAGCCAAGGTGTTCATAGACTGTTCCTATGAAGGCGACCTGATGGCCAAAGCCGGCGTGTCTTATACCGTGGGCCGTGAAAGCAACGACGCCTACCACGAAACCTACAACGGGGTACAACTGCGGGAAAAGCACCAGTTCCCCGACGGCATTGATCCCTACAAAACACCCGGAAACCCCGCCAGTGGCCTGCTCTGGGGCATCAGCGATGCCAAACTGGACCCGCAGGGCACCGGTGATAAAAAAGTGCAGACGTATAACTTCCGCATTTGCCTGAGCAACAAACCGGATAACATGATCCCCATCACCAAACCGGCGGACTACGATGCCTCGCACTACGAATTGCTGGCCCGCCTGCTGCCTAAGATCAATGCAAAGAACCTGAATGCCATCCTGAAGTTTGACCTGATGCCTGATGGCAAAACGGATATCAACAATAATGGGGCCTTCTCTACAGACATGATCGGCATGAACTGGAACTACCCGGAGGCTGATTATGCCACGCGCAAAAAGATCATTGCCGCGCATGAAAGCTACACCAAGGGTTTGTTGTACTTCATAGGTCATGATGAACGCGTACCGGCAGCATTGCGTACAGAATTCCTGAAATGGGGCTACCCCAAAGATGAATACCCGGATAACAACCACTGGACACCGCAACTCTACGTACGCGAAGCAAGGCGCATGATCGGCGATTATGTGATGACACAAGCCAACTGCGAAGCCAAAGAAACCGTGACAGATGGTGTAGGTATGGCCGCGTACACCATGGACTCCCACAATTGCCAGCGCATTGTGGTGAATGGAATGGTGAAGAACGAGGGCGATGTGCAGATAGGTGGCTTTGGCCCTTACCCGGTATCGTACCGCGCCATTATCCCCAAACCGGAAGATTGTAGCAACCTGCTGGTGCCAGTGTGCCTTTCGGCCACCCACATTGCCTACGGTTCCATCCGCATGGAGCCCGTGTTCATGGTACTGGCACAATCTGCTGCCACCGCCGCCGCCGTGGCGATAGACGCACACGCCAGCGTGCAGCAGGTAGACGTGAAGAAGGTGCAGGCTATGCTGATCAGCAACCCGCTGGCAGACAACAGTACACCAGAGATCCTCGTGGATAATGACGATGCCACGCACGTGACCATCACCGGCGACTGGGCCAGGGATACCCGCGGCTGCTACGGCCCCAACATGTTCACTGACAACAGCAAAGGCGCCACTGAAAAGAAGGTGCGCTTTACGCCGGAAGTGAAGAAAGCAGGCCGTTACCACGTGTACACCTATGTGCCCCGCCTGCAGGGACATGCCGCCGTAACCTTGTCTACCATCAACGATGGCAAGACGAGCAAAACCGTGAAGATCTTATCTGAAACCGTAAAGGTGGAAGGCCAGACCTCCGGTGAGTGGGCAGACCTGGGTACTTACCAGCTGCCTGCGGGCAACCAAGCCTGGGTGGAGATCAGCAACACCAAGGCAGATGGCGCCGTAGTGGCGGATGCCGTGTTGTTCATCCCGGAAAAGTAA
- a CDS encoding ABC transporter permease, whose protein sequence is MLNNYLKIAVRNLRRNKAYAFINVAGLSIGLACAMLILLYVKDEVSFDRFHRNGPNIYRVVSKASNGADVNYMTATGLLQGPRFAQNVSGIKEFVRVNSGNRDIKTGTDIKSKELLFVDPNFLSVFTFPMLNGNPGTCLRQPHSIVLTADEAKRQFGTTNAVGKTMMIKEEDAFVPFTVTGVTANCPENSSLQYNMLVPFTAKEEQMQNSESWFTFFLSTFVVLDPHADPRVVSNQMTRFYERDARAIFTEMLARYKQDPNQPMGTYYLQPFADMHLSTNLSATNGLQHSSNPIYSYILSGIALFVLMIACINFVNLTVARSVKRAKEIGIRKVVGSDRRQLVIQFMGESFLLCGIAFILAVLLAQLVLPLFNDLANKRLSLSYLLDAKLVAGYIGMFLLTGLLAGFYPALVLSGYRPVETLYSRFNLKGKNYLQQSLVVLQFTLASFLIIATFTIYAQFDYLTKADLGYDDSNVVLVSKDNMRHTEAAAFKAALLKHPEIAMVAPKNGGNWMTGARLKNDSAIGFNYETVDESFLPALKIPLIMGRNFSADHPADSVQSIIVNEAFVKKAGWTNPLGETVNFNFENNHIYTVIGVIKDYHFSALNEQIRPQLFTMKNTNPYGMFYIKIKPNTATTALKNIEQDFHQYFPLSPYEYIFKDAQNLRAYESEAKWKQIILFSAVLTIFISCIGLFGLSVLAAEKRTKEIGIRKVLGASVQHIAAKLSGDFIKLVFIALVAAAPLAWLAANRWLQNYPYRITLNWAIFAGPALLVVTIALCTVSFQAIKAALADPVKSMRTE, encoded by the coding sequence ATGTTAAACAACTATCTTAAGATCGCTGTGCGCAATCTCCGGCGCAATAAGGCCTATGCTTTCATCAATGTGGCAGGCCTCAGCATTGGCCTGGCCTGCGCCATGCTGATACTGTTGTATGTGAAGGACGAAGTGAGTTTTGACCGTTTTCACCGGAACGGCCCCAATATTTACCGCGTCGTGTCCAAAGCTTCCAATGGCGCAGATGTGAATTATATGACGGCCACGGGCTTGTTGCAAGGCCCCCGTTTTGCGCAGAACGTATCTGGCATCAAGGAGTTTGTGCGCGTCAATTCGGGCAACCGCGATATCAAAACGGGTACGGATATAAAGAGCAAAGAGCTGTTGTTTGTGGATCCCAACTTCCTGTCGGTCTTCACCTTCCCGATGCTGAACGGCAACCCCGGGACGTGCCTGCGCCAACCGCATTCCATCGTGCTCACCGCAGACGAAGCCAAGCGGCAGTTCGGTACTACCAACGCAGTGGGTAAAACAATGATGATCAAGGAGGAGGATGCTTTTGTGCCATTCACAGTGACCGGCGTTACGGCAAACTGCCCGGAAAACTCTTCGCTTCAATATAACATGCTGGTGCCTTTCACGGCTAAGGAAGAGCAGATGCAGAACAGCGAATCCTGGTTCACTTTTTTCCTCAGCACCTTCGTGGTACTGGACCCCCATGCAGATCCCAGGGTGGTCTCCAACCAGATGACACGGTTCTATGAAAGGGATGCACGTGCTATTTTCACAGAAATGCTGGCCCGGTATAAGCAGGACCCCAATCAGCCTATGGGTACCTATTATCTGCAGCCCTTTGCGGATATGCACCTGAGCACTAATCTCTCTGCAACGAATGGCCTGCAACACAGCAGCAATCCCATTTACTCTTATATTCTTTCCGGCATTGCACTGTTTGTATTGATGATAGCCTGTATCAACTTCGTGAACCTTACGGTGGCACGCTCGGTAAAACGCGCCAAGGAGATCGGCATCCGCAAAGTAGTAGGGAGCGACCGCCGCCAGCTGGTGATACAGTTCATGGGAGAGTCTTTCCTGCTGTGCGGCATTGCATTTATCCTGGCGGTGCTGCTGGCACAACTGGTGCTGCCCCTGTTCAATGACCTGGCTAATAAGCGGCTCTCGCTCAGCTACCTGCTGGATGCAAAACTGGTGGCAGGCTATATCGGTATGTTCCTGCTCACGGGTTTACTGGCAGGGTTTTACCCGGCCCTGGTATTATCCGGCTACCGCCCGGTGGAAACACTCTACAGCCGGTTTAACCTGAAAGGGAAGAACTACCTGCAGCAGTCATTGGTCGTGCTGCAGTTCACCCTCGCGTCCTTCCTCATTATTGCCACCTTCACCATCTATGCCCAGTTTGATTATCTCACGAAGGCAGACCTGGGATATGACGACAGCAACGTAGTGCTGGTGAGCAAAGACAACATGCGCCATACGGAAGCAGCTGCCTTCAAAGCCGCGCTGCTCAAACACCCCGAGATAGCCATGGTGGCGCCTAAAAATGGCGGCAACTGGATGACCGGCGCACGGTTAAAGAACGATTCTGCCATCGGCTTTAACTATGAAACGGTAGATGAATCATTCCTCCCTGCACTGAAGATCCCCCTCATCATGGGCCGCAACTTTTCTGCAGACCATCCCGCTGATTCTGTGCAGTCAATTATCGTGAATGAAGCCTTTGTAAAGAAGGCCGGCTGGACAAACCCGCTGGGGGAAACGGTGAATTTCAATTTTGAGAACAATCATATCTACACGGTGATCGGGGTGATTAAAGATTATCATTTTAGCGCCCTGAACGAACAGATAAGGCCCCAGCTGTTTACCATGAAGAACACCAACCCGTACGGTATGTTCTATATCAAAATAAAACCCAATACCGCCACTACGGCCTTGAAAAATATTGAGCAGGATTTTCACCAGTATTTCCCGCTTAGCCCGTACGAATATATATTTAAGGATGCGCAGAACCTGCGTGCCTATGAATCAGAGGCAAAGTGGAAACAGATCATTTTATTCAGCGCCGTACTGACTATTTTTATTTCCTGCATTGGCTTATTTGGACTGTCTGTACTGGCGGCAGAAAAACGTACCAAGGAGATCGGTATCCGCAAAGTGCTGGGTGCCTCCGTGCAGCACATTGCCGCTAAGCTCTCCGGCGATTTTATAAAGCTGGTGTTCATTGCGCTTGTCGCTGCCGCGCCACTGGCCTGGCTGGCGGCCAATAGATGGTTGCAGAACTACCCTTACCGTATTACCTTGAACTGGGCCATCTTCGCAGGGCCGGCACTACTGGTAGTGACCATCGCGCTTTGCACCGTGAGCTTCCAGGCCATCAAAGCCGCGCTGGCAGATCCCGTGAAGAGCATGCGGACGGAATAA
- a CDS encoding glycoside hydrolase family 97 protein, producing MKFTHRMTASLLLLCSLSAGSFAQGRQIDFTSPDGQLKLHFNLADKIYYSVAAGGKELLKENHLGLTLANGTLGENPKLVAWHTIKKQETITPLVPMKFSTVNTEYNDLQMDFKGYSVEFRAYNDGFAYRFILKQKGDVEVMNEDLTLNFPQEALLHLQQSGGFRTSYEEPYRHVSSTQWKPEDHIATLPALIDTKQDYKILVSESDLHDYPCMFLKSGGSNVAQATFPKTPLEFGPDGDRSLKITKAADYIAKTTGTRNFPWRYFVVAHDDKQLLENTMNLRLAGPSVLKDVSWIKPGKASWEWWNGAAPYGPDVNFVSGFNTDTYKYFIDFASKYGIQYIVMDEGWAKTTEDPFTANPNVDVKELVKYGNSKNVHIVLWLTWLCVHNHMELFKTFEEWGVKGVKIDFMDRSDQWMVNYYENVVKEAAKHHIVVDFHGAFKPAGLEFTYPNLLSYEGVRGMEQMGGCTPDNSLYLPFMRNAVGPMDYTPGAMFSMQPEDYASERPNAGSIGTRAYQMALFVVFESGIQMLADNPTLYYRNPDCTEFIASVPVTWDETSALAADAGQLDVVAKRKGDKWFIGGITNNQEKTRDVNINFSFLQPGKTYTMTYFEDGINAGHQAMDYRKKTIQVKRGDNFTIHMVRNGGFAGVIE from the coding sequence ATGAAATTTACACATCGAATGACCGCCAGCCTGTTGCTGCTCTGCAGCCTGTCTGCCGGAAGCTTTGCCCAGGGCAGGCAAATCGATTTCACCTCGCCGGACGGCCAGCTGAAACTGCACTTCAACCTGGCAGATAAGATCTACTACAGCGTAGCTGCCGGTGGCAAGGAACTGCTAAAAGAAAACCACCTGGGCCTTACCCTGGCCAATGGTACACTGGGCGAAAACCCCAAACTGGTAGCCTGGCATACCATCAAAAAGCAGGAAACCATCACTCCCCTTGTGCCCATGAAATTCTCCACGGTGAACACGGAGTACAATGACCTGCAGATGGACTTCAAAGGCTATTCGGTGGAATTCCGGGCGTATAACGATGGTTTTGCCTACCGCTTCATCCTTAAGCAAAAGGGGGATGTGGAAGTAATGAATGAAGATCTCACCCTCAACTTCCCACAGGAAGCCTTGCTGCACCTGCAGCAGAGCGGAGGCTTCCGGACCTCTTACGAAGAGCCTTACCGGCACGTATCTTCCACGCAATGGAAACCGGAAGACCACATTGCCACCCTGCCAGCCCTCATCGATACCAAACAGGATTATAAAATACTGGTCAGCGAGTCCGACCTACATGACTATCCCTGCATGTTCCTGAAAAGCGGCGGCAGCAACGTAGCGCAGGCCACCTTTCCCAAAACACCGCTGGAATTTGGGCCGGACGGGGACCGCAGCCTGAAGATCACGAAAGCAGCGGACTACATCGCTAAAACAACCGGCACCCGCAACTTCCCCTGGCGCTATTTTGTAGTGGCGCATGACGATAAGCAACTCCTCGAAAACACGATGAACCTGCGCCTGGCAGGCCCCAGCGTGTTGAAAGATGTATCCTGGATCAAGCCCGGCAAGGCCAGCTGGGAGTGGTGGAATGGCGCCGCACCCTACGGTCCGGATGTGAATTTTGTGTCTGGTTTTAATACTGATACCTACAAGTACTTCATCGACTTTGCATCCAAATATGGCATCCAGTACATCGTAATGGACGAAGGCTGGGCAAAGACCACCGAAGATCCTTTTACCGCCAACCCGAACGTGGACGTAAAAGAACTGGTAAAATACGGCAACAGCAAGAACGTACACATCGTGCTCTGGCTTACCTGGCTCTGTGTGCATAACCACATGGAGCTGTTCAAAACCTTTGAAGAATGGGGCGTAAAAGGCGTGAAGATCGACTTCATGGACCGCAGCGACCAATGGATGGTGAACTATTATGAAAACGTAGTGAAGGAAGCCGCCAAACACCACATTGTAGTGGACTTCCACGGCGCCTTTAAGCCTGCGGGCCTGGAATTTACCTACCCCAACCTTCTCTCCTACGAAGGCGTGCGCGGCATGGAACAAATGGGTGGCTGCACACCGGACAACAGCCTGTACCTGCCCTTCATGCGCAATGCCGTGGGGCCCATGGATTACACACCCGGCGCCATGTTCAGTATGCAACCGGAAGACTATGCATCTGAACGCCCCAACGCCGGCAGCATTGGCACCCGCGCCTACCAGATGGCCCTTTTTGTGGTGTTTGAAAGTGGCATTCAGATGCTGGCAGATAATCCCACGCTGTATTACCGCAACCCGGACTGCACCGAGTTCATTGCCTCCGTGCCGGTAACCTGGGATGAAACCAGCGCCCTGGCAGCAGACGCAGGCCAACTGGACGTTGTAGCCAAAAGAAAAGGCGACAAATGGTTCATAGGGGGTATTACCAACAACCAGGAAAAAACGAGGGATGTGAATATCAACTTCAGCTTCCTGCAGCCTGGTAAAACTTACACCATGACCTACTTTGAAGATGGCATCAATGCCGGTCACCAGGCCATGGATTACCGTAAGAAAACCATCCAGGTAAAACGGGGCGATAACTTCACGATCCACATGGTGCGCAACGGCGGTTTTGCGGGCGTAATTGAATAA
- a CDS encoding family 43 glycosylhydrolase translates to MNRNFFLFITLLLAIMSQQQVFSQGRNFDNNGHKMIRFSKTGDAIDAHDGEIAQFNGVYYLYGTSYDCGFQWGNKAAPFCGFKVYTSTDLETWTDKGYLFDATTPVWQTRCDGKTYGCFRPHVIYNKKTKQYVLWINVYDNVSGYRVFTSATPTGPFTEVAEPALAVNSSMPAAGLNNGDHDTFVDDDGTAYLAYTDWRSNGSIVIEKLSDDYLTGSGQVVQHVTPGATEAPGLFKRDGRYYVVYSDPNCGYCSGTGTAYRTAPTPLGPWSEGKKISDNSCGGQPSFVSVIKLNAKTVYLYGSDLWNNAAKNEALADYYWAPLTFAADGSIEPLQCKETYRQPKGNTSLEEGFHPVADITDSTQRKGSFTGFADGKLAKMSITLFKLDNPDQPLEVQLFKTDAKGEPEGNALYSGEIAAAEIGWSPKSIWIQPRIHVKKGANYIFTLKTRAGKGAYGVAIKEDDGRPLLKFEPFVAVRSRK, encoded by the coding sequence ATGAACCGGAACTTCTTTCTTTTTATCACCTTGCTGCTGGCCATTATGAGCCAGCAGCAAGTGTTTTCACAGGGCCGTAATTTCGATAACAACGGCCATAAAATGATCCGCTTCAGCAAAACCGGTGACGCCATTGACGCGCACGACGGGGAAATAGCACAGTTCAATGGGGTTTACTACCTCTATGGTACCAGCTATGATTGCGGATTCCAGTGGGGCAATAAAGCAGCTCCCTTCTGCGGGTTCAAAGTTTACACCTCCACCGACCTGGAAACCTGGACGGACAAGGGTTACCTCTTTGACGCCACCACACCTGTATGGCAAACCCGCTGTGATGGCAAGACCTATGGCTGCTTCCGGCCGCACGTGATCTATAACAAAAAGACTAAACAATACGTGTTATGGATCAACGTGTATGACAATGTATCCGGCTACCGGGTATTCACAAGCGCCACACCCACCGGACCTTTCACAGAAGTAGCGGAGCCCGCACTGGCCGTGAACAGCAGCATGCCCGCTGCAGGCCTCAACAACGGTGACCACGATACTTTTGTAGATGACGATGGTACGGCTTACCTGGCTTATACGGACTGGCGCAGTAATGGTTCCATCGTGATTGAAAAACTCAGTGACGATTACCTCACCGGTAGCGGGCAGGTGGTGCAGCACGTTACGCCCGGTGCTACAGAAGCACCTGGTTTGTTCAAGCGGGATGGCCGTTACTACGTCGTATATTCTGATCCCAATTGCGGTTATTGCTCCGGCACCGGCACTGCATACCGCACGGCTCCCACCCCGCTGGGCCCCTGGTCTGAAGGGAAAAAGATCAGCGATAACTCCTGCGGCGGGCAGCCATCATTTGTATCCGTGATCAAGCTCAATGCAAAGACGGTGTACCTCTACGGCAGTGATCTCTGGAACAATGCGGCGAAGAACGAGGCCCTGGCAGATTACTACTGGGCGCCGCTTACGTTTGCGGCAGATGGCTCCATTGAGCCCCTGCAATGTAAAGAAACATACCGGCAGCCTAAAGGTAATACAAGCCTGGAGGAAGGATTCCACCCGGTGGCGGATATCACGGATTCAACACAGCGGAAGGGAAGCTTTACAGGCTTTGCGGATGGCAAGTTGGCGAAAATGAGCATTACCCTCTTCAAGCTGGATAACCCGGACCAGCCGTTGGAAGTGCAATTATTTAAGACGGATGCAAAGGGAGAACCGGAAGGCAATGCACTTTACAGCGGGGAAATAGCAGCAGCGGAAATAGGATGGTCTCCAAAGAGCATATGGATACAGCCACGCATTCATGTGAAGAAAGGGGCCAATTACATCTTTACCTTGAAAACCCGCGCTGGCAAAGGCGCTTATGGCGTAGCGATAAAAGAAGATGACGGGAGGCCCTTGTTGAAATTTGAACCGTTTGTAGCCGTGAGGTCACGTAAATAA
- the msrA gene encoding peptide-methionine (S)-S-oxide reductase MsrA codes for MATQTAILAGGCFWGVQELIRALPGVIETRVGYTGGDVPNATYRNHGTHAEGIKIIFDPEQLSYRKLLEFFFQIHNPTTRNRQGNDIGTSYRSAIFYMDDAQKQTAEALIKELDAAHIWAVPIVTQVVPAGDFWDAEVEHQDYLQKNPYGYTCHYIRPEWALPEGQAK; via the coding sequence ATGGCAACGCAAACAGCAATATTAGCAGGTGGTTGTTTCTGGGGTGTGCAGGAGTTGATCCGCGCACTCCCGGGGGTTATTGAAACGCGGGTGGGGTATACCGGCGGGGATGTGCCCAATGCCACTTACCGCAACCATGGTACGCATGCGGAAGGTATCAAGATCATCTTCGATCCTGAACAGCTGTCGTACCGCAAACTGCTGGAGTTCTTCTTCCAGATCCATAATCCTACCACGAGAAACCGCCAGGGAAATGATATAGGCACTTCTTACCGCTCCGCTATCTTTTATATGGACGATGCGCAAAAGCAAACTGCCGAAGCGCTCATTAAGGAGCTGGACGCCGCTCATATCTGGGCCGTACCCATTGTAACGCAGGTGGTGCCTGCCGGCGATTTCTGGGATGCAGAAGTGGAGCACCAGGATTACCTGCAGAAAAATCCTTATGGGTATACCTGCCACTACATCCGCCCGGAATGGGCGCTGCCGGAAGGGCAGGCGAAGTAA
- a CDS encoding RagB/SusD family nutrient uptake outer membrane protein, translating to MRYNLAFICCLLFCTSCSKLLEEKPQAIAASNFYNTSAEVQAGLNAIYVPLRKDGTMAALYQTQLEIYTEYMYGRGSHAPLNNYQGLDNTNITRINNMWSGFYEAIRDANIVIQKTPLGKNISQDDATHFIAEAKFMRGLVYFHLVRNWAGVPLRTEANMEQQDLPRASQDEVYKQIVDDLTAAETGLQETGRLPGAPTKWSAKAVLADVYMNMHQYDKAQDEAKQVVESQKFRLVNVTVASDFDNLYGPDVEGSPEEVFFLKFSRTPNNQGFTFPIYAHYPNSGYYPPGGYYTFYSDTEKNTFVKAWDHNDLRYIYNWYSQTFGLGATTILNKKFSDKTTTTSGGNDYPMYRYADVLLFYAECAARVANGPTADAMEKLNMVHRRAYGKNPLLPDATVDFKLADYPTLDAFVNLVVKERGYEDCAEGKHWLDLKRLGTVKQVIKAMKGIDVADKHLLWPIPTTEYNYNKAIDPGKDQNPGY from the coding sequence ATGAGATATAATCTTGCATTCATATGCTGCCTGCTCTTTTGCACTTCCTGCTCCAAGCTGCTGGAAGAAAAACCGCAGGCCATTGCAGCCAGTAATTTTTATAACACCTCCGCAGAAGTGCAGGCAGGCCTGAACGCCATCTATGTACCCCTGCGCAAAGACGGTACCATGGCGGCTTTGTACCAAACCCAGTTAGAGATCTACACGGAGTATATGTATGGCCGGGGCAGCCATGCACCGCTGAATAATTACCAGGGACTGGACAATACCAACATTACCCGCATCAATAACATGTGGAGCGGCTTTTACGAAGCCATCCGCGATGCCAATATCGTGATCCAGAAAACCCCGCTGGGCAAGAACATCAGCCAGGACGATGCTACGCACTTTATTGCGGAAGCAAAGTTCATGCGCGGCCTGGTGTACTTCCACCTGGTGCGCAACTGGGCAGGTGTACCCCTGCGCACGGAAGCCAACATGGAGCAGCAGGACCTGCCCCGTGCCAGCCAGGATGAGGTGTACAAGCAAATCGTGGACGACCTCACCGCTGCAGAAACCGGCCTGCAGGAAACCGGCCGCTTGCCCGGCGCGCCCACGAAATGGTCTGCCAAGGCCGTACTGGCCGATGTGTACATGAACATGCACCAGTATGACAAGGCGCAGGATGAAGCCAAACAGGTAGTGGAAAGCCAGAAATTCCGCCTGGTGAACGTGACCGTAGCCAGTGATTTTGATAACCTGTATGGTCCGGATGTAGAAGGATCGCCGGAAGAAGTGTTCTTCCTGAAGTTTTCCCGCACCCCCAATAACCAGGGCTTCACCTTCCCCATTTATGCGCACTACCCCAACTCCGGCTACTATCCTCCCGGTGGTTATTACACTTTTTACAGCGATACTGAAAAGAATACCTTCGTGAAAGCGTGGGATCACAACGACCTGCGTTATATTTATAACTGGTATTCCCAGACATTCGGCCTGGGCGCTACCACTATCCTCAATAAAAAGTTCAGCGATAAGACCACCACCACTTCCGGCGGCAATGATTACCCCATGTACCGCTACGCAGATGTGCTGCTCTTTTACGCGGAATGTGCGGCCCGCGTAGCCAACGGCCCCACGGCGGATGCCATGGAAAAACTGAATATGGTGCACCGCCGCGCTTATGGGAAAAACCCGCTGCTGCCCGATGCCACCGTGGATTTTAAACTGGCAGACTACCCCACCCTGGATGCCTTTGTAAACCTGGTGGTAAAAGAAAGAGGTTACGAAGATTGTGCAGAAGGCAAACACTGGCTGGACCTGAAGCGCCTGGGTACTGTAAAGCAGGTGATCAAAGCGATGAAAGGCATTGATGTGGCAGACAAACACCTCCTGTGGCCTATCCCGACAACAGAATACAATTACAATAAAGCCATCGACCCTGGTAAAGATCAAAACCCGGGTTATTAA